A window from Drosophila yakuba strain Tai18E2 chromosome 3L, Prin_Dyak_Tai18E2_2.1, whole genome shotgun sequence encodes these proteins:
- the LOC6533399 gene encoding transcription factor 25 isoform X1: MSARMLKKLQGDADKLAPPPDDEDCEELSDNDELEDSDMRRDRKSHLNPFDLLNQAGLSLSESEFKEDDNETEHPSAALPNATASAAKKKKKKRKKKAKSSGNHISSEDNERHDKYFEKVDPLLGKVYDAVPRQSAKQVVSAATGTSATKKLLAVELRHLNPQNEMRRTFGKRVVKVETKRGRQKPTLKSTYMVSAKDSWPALTKNTITMKLLPAPDSPSVSSQSITDSGAEVQWFAFEHSQYYQGVQQMFLSALERIDSEFLITLIKRCPYHVDSLVQLSEVCKMTEDFALASELLERALLLLESSLHMNFSLTSGNCRLDYRRQENRSFYIVLFKHAQYLEERACSRTAFEISKLLLSLQPDTDPLAMILVIDYYALRSKQFGWLVEFYEEYNAARNLNQLPNMAYSYALALHTLHGACERSNQALQYALLMFPGVLRPLLDEMSVQTDKRVLASSYFFADVSGNQSPALHQLVCLYVCRARVVWRQNEVLPWLESNVNIVLDRIESKDPLVNEYKEKRSLRYSGTPPRPILRHVILSDYKEKVPLAVFVSKEKQAIMTYDPLPPPNSVNCYQRKSSSSSSPTTNTNNSVSMFFQSLLPSFNINNLAANAQPQEGGGAAAAGAGAAAVDGNIEAGIEQGADGVAGAIREGEEAGLQQSLTLMMDAMRDFLQNFRIAEHLRSPETAAAQSTSSNDEEEGSSDYID, from the exons ATGTCTGCGCGAATGCTGAAGAAGCTGCAGGGCGACGCTGACAAGCTGGCGCCACCGCCCGATGACGAGGACTGCGAGGAGCTGAGCGACAATGATGAACTGGAGGACAGCGATATGCGACGCGATCGAAAATCGCACCTTAATCCATTCGATTTG CTCAATCAAGCGGGTTTGAGTCTCTCGGAGAGTGAGTTCAAGGAAGATGACAACGAAACGGAGCACCCATCTGCTGCCCTGCCCAATGCAACTGCCAGCGCGgccaagaagaaaaaaaagaagcgcaaGAAGAAGGCCAAGTCCAGTGGGAATCACATCAGCAGCGAGGATAACGAGCGTCACGACAAGTACTTCGAGAAGGTGGATCCGCTTCTTGGCAAGGTCTACGATGCGGTGCCGAGACAGTCGGCGAAGCAGGTGGTATCGGCTGCCACCGGCACGTCTGCCACCAAGAAACTGCTGGCCGTGGAGCTGCGGCACCTGAATCCACAGAACGAGATGCGTCGCACCTTTGGCAAGCGCGTTGTAAAAGTGGA AACTAAGCGCGGCAGGCAGAAGCCCACACTGAAGTCCACCTACATGGTTTCCGCGAAGGATTCGTGGCCGGCACTGACCAAAAACACCATCACGATGAAGCTGCTGCCCGCCCCCGACTCTCCATCGGTGTCCTCCCAATCCATCACAGATAGCGGTGCAGAAGTTCAGTGGTTCGCCTTCGAGCACAGCCAATACTATCAGGGAGTGCAGCAAATGTTCCTTTCTGCTCTGGAGCGCATTGACTCGGAATTCCTGATCACACTTATCAAACGCTGTCCTTATCATGTCGACTCCTTGGTCCAACTCAGCGAAGTATGTAAGATGACCGAAGACTTTGCCTTAGCATCCGAGCTTCTTGAGCGCGCCCTTCTTCTTCTGGAATCGTCGCTGCACATGAACTTCAGTTTGACGTCTGGCAACTGCCGACTGGACTATCGAAGACAGGAAAACCGCTCCTTCTACATCGTGCTGTTTAAGCACGCCCAGTACCTGGAGGAACGTGCTTGCAGTCGCACAGCCTTCGAGATCTCCAAACTGCTCCTGAGTCTCCAGCCCGACACCGATCCCCTTGCCATGATTCTAGTCATTGACTACTATGCCTTGCGCAGCAAGCAGTTTGGATGGTTGGTGGAGTTCTATGAAGAGTATAATGCAGCGAGGAACCTCAATCAGCTGCCCAACATGGCCTACTCTTATGCTTTGGCCCTGCACACGCTCCATGGCGCTTGTGAACGCTCTAACCAGGCTCTGCAATACGCCCTGCTAATGTTCCCTGGTGTTCTGCGTCCTCTTTTGGACGAGATGTCGGTTCAAACGGACAAGAGGGTGCTGGCCTCATCGTACTTCTTTGCGGATGTGTCGGGCAA TCAATCGCCAGCCCTGCACCAACTGGTGTGCCTGTATGTGTGCCGTGCACGAGTCGTTTGGCGTCAGAACGAAGTGCTACCCTGGTTGGAGTCCAACGTTAACATAGTGCTAGATCGCATTGAGAGTAAGGACCCCCTGGTCAATGAGTACAAGGAGAAGCGATCACTGCGGTATAGTGGAACGCCACCAAGGCCCATCCTGCGGCATGTCATACTCTCCGATTACAAGGAGAAAGTTCCGCTGGCGGTATTCGTGTCCAAGGAGAAGCAAGCCATCATGACCTACGATCCACTGCCGCCACCAAACAGCGTTAACTGCTACCAGCG AAAATCGTCGTCAAGCAGCAGCCCCACAACGAACACGAATAATTCCGTATCAATGTTTTTTCAATCGCTATTGCCTTCGTTCAACATCAACAACCTGGCAGCAAATGCTCAGCCtcaagaaggaggaggagcagcagcagcaggtgcaggagcagctgcagtcGATGGTAACATTGAAGCGGGCATTGAACAAGGAGCTGACGGCGTAGCTGGAGCCATCCGTGAAGGAGAAG AAGCTGGCTTGCAGCAATCATTGACTTTAATGATGGACGCGATGCGAGACTTCCTGCAGAACTTCCGGATTGCAGAGCATTTGCGTTCGCCGGAAACGGCGGCGGCACAATCCACGAGCAGcaacgacgaggaggagggcTCCAGTGACTACATTGACTAG
- the LOC6533399 gene encoding transcription factor 25 isoform X2, producing MSARMLKKLQGDADKLAPPPDDEDCEELSDNDELEDSDMRRDRKSHLNPFDLLNQAGLSLSESEFKEDDNETEHPSAALPNATASAAKKKKKKRKKKAKSSGNHISSEDNERHDKYFEKVDPLLGKVYDAVPRQSAKQVVSAATGTSATKKLLAVELRHLNPQNEMRRTFGKRVVKVETKRGRQKPTLKSTYMVSAKDSWPALTKNTITMKLLPAPDSPSVSSQSITDSGAEVQWFAFEHSQYYQGVQQMFLSALERIDSEFLITLIKRCPYHVDSLVQLSEVCKMTEDFALASELLERALLLLESSLHMNFSLTSGNCRLDYRRQENRSFYIVLFKHAQYLEERACSRTAFEISKLLLSLQPDTDPLAMILVIDYYALRSKQFGWLVEFYEEYNAARNLNQLPNMAYSYALALHTLHGACERSNQALQYALLMFPGVLRPLLDEMSVQTDKRVLASSYFFADVSGNQSPALHQLVCLYVCRARVVWRQNEVLPWLESNVNIVLDRIESKDPLVNEYKEKRSLRYSGTPPRPILRHVILSDYKEKVPLAVFVSKEKQAIMTYDPLPPPNSVNCYQRKSSSSSSPTTNTNNSVSMFFQSLLPSFNINNLAANAQPQEGGGAAAAGAGAAAVDGNIEAGIEQGADGVAGAIREGEEHGL from the exons ATGTCTGCGCGAATGCTGAAGAAGCTGCAGGGCGACGCTGACAAGCTGGCGCCACCGCCCGATGACGAGGACTGCGAGGAGCTGAGCGACAATGATGAACTGGAGGACAGCGATATGCGACGCGATCGAAAATCGCACCTTAATCCATTCGATTTG CTCAATCAAGCGGGTTTGAGTCTCTCGGAGAGTGAGTTCAAGGAAGATGACAACGAAACGGAGCACCCATCTGCTGCCCTGCCCAATGCAACTGCCAGCGCGgccaagaagaaaaaaaagaagcgcaaGAAGAAGGCCAAGTCCAGTGGGAATCACATCAGCAGCGAGGATAACGAGCGTCACGACAAGTACTTCGAGAAGGTGGATCCGCTTCTTGGCAAGGTCTACGATGCGGTGCCGAGACAGTCGGCGAAGCAGGTGGTATCGGCTGCCACCGGCACGTCTGCCACCAAGAAACTGCTGGCCGTGGAGCTGCGGCACCTGAATCCACAGAACGAGATGCGTCGCACCTTTGGCAAGCGCGTTGTAAAAGTGGA AACTAAGCGCGGCAGGCAGAAGCCCACACTGAAGTCCACCTACATGGTTTCCGCGAAGGATTCGTGGCCGGCACTGACCAAAAACACCATCACGATGAAGCTGCTGCCCGCCCCCGACTCTCCATCGGTGTCCTCCCAATCCATCACAGATAGCGGTGCAGAAGTTCAGTGGTTCGCCTTCGAGCACAGCCAATACTATCAGGGAGTGCAGCAAATGTTCCTTTCTGCTCTGGAGCGCATTGACTCGGAATTCCTGATCACACTTATCAAACGCTGTCCTTATCATGTCGACTCCTTGGTCCAACTCAGCGAAGTATGTAAGATGACCGAAGACTTTGCCTTAGCATCCGAGCTTCTTGAGCGCGCCCTTCTTCTTCTGGAATCGTCGCTGCACATGAACTTCAGTTTGACGTCTGGCAACTGCCGACTGGACTATCGAAGACAGGAAAACCGCTCCTTCTACATCGTGCTGTTTAAGCACGCCCAGTACCTGGAGGAACGTGCTTGCAGTCGCACAGCCTTCGAGATCTCCAAACTGCTCCTGAGTCTCCAGCCCGACACCGATCCCCTTGCCATGATTCTAGTCATTGACTACTATGCCTTGCGCAGCAAGCAGTTTGGATGGTTGGTGGAGTTCTATGAAGAGTATAATGCAGCGAGGAACCTCAATCAGCTGCCCAACATGGCCTACTCTTATGCTTTGGCCCTGCACACGCTCCATGGCGCTTGTGAACGCTCTAACCAGGCTCTGCAATACGCCCTGCTAATGTTCCCTGGTGTTCTGCGTCCTCTTTTGGACGAGATGTCGGTTCAAACGGACAAGAGGGTGCTGGCCTCATCGTACTTCTTTGCGGATGTGTCGGGCAA TCAATCGCCAGCCCTGCACCAACTGGTGTGCCTGTATGTGTGCCGTGCACGAGTCGTTTGGCGTCAGAACGAAGTGCTACCCTGGTTGGAGTCCAACGTTAACATAGTGCTAGATCGCATTGAGAGTAAGGACCCCCTGGTCAATGAGTACAAGGAGAAGCGATCACTGCGGTATAGTGGAACGCCACCAAGGCCCATCCTGCGGCATGTCATACTCTCCGATTACAAGGAGAAAGTTCCGCTGGCGGTATTCGTGTCCAAGGAGAAGCAAGCCATCATGACCTACGATCCACTGCCGCCACCAAACAGCGTTAACTGCTACCAGCG AAAATCGTCGTCAAGCAGCAGCCCCACAACGAACACGAATAATTCCGTATCAATGTTTTTTCAATCGCTATTGCCTTCGTTCAACATCAACAACCTGGCAGCAAATGCTCAGCCtcaagaaggaggaggagcagcagcagcaggtgcaggagcagctgcagtcGATGGTAACATTGAAGCGGGCATTGAACAAGGAGCTGACGGCGTAGCTGGAGCCATCCGTGAAGGAGAAG AGCATGGATTATAG
- the LOC6533400 gene encoding actin-related protein 3, which translates to MAGRLPACVIDVGTGYSKLGFAGNKEPQFIIPSAIAIKESARVGDTNTRRITKGIEDLDFFIGDEAFDATGYSIKYPVRHGLVEDWDLMERFLEQCVFKYLRAEPEDHYFLLTEPPLNTPENREYTAEIMFETFNVPGLYIAVQAVLALAASWASRSAEERTLTGIVVDSGDGVTHVIPVAEGYVIGSCIKHIPIAGRNITSFIQSLLREREVGIPPEQSLETAKAIKEKHCYICPDIAKEFAKYDTEPGKWIRNFTGVNTVTKAPFNVDVGYERFLGPEIFFHPEFSNPDFTIPLSEIVDNVIQNCPIDVRRPLYNNIVLSGGSTMFKDFGRRLQRDIKRSVDTRLRISENLSEGRIKPKPIDVQVITHHMQRYAVWFGGSMLASTPEFYQVCHTKAAYEEYGPSICRHNPVFGTMT; encoded by the exons ATGGCAGGCAGGCTACCGGCATGCGTAATCGATGTGGGCACCGG CTACTCCAAACTGGGCTTTGCCGGGAATAAGGAGCCCCAGTTTATTATTCCCTCGGCGATTGCCATCAAGGAGTCGGCCCGAGTGGGAGACACCAACACACGGCGCATCACAAAGGGCATCGAAGACCTGGACTTCTTCATTGGCGATGAGGCCTTTGATGCCACCGGCTACTCCATCAAG TACCCGGTGCGTCATGGTTTGGTGGAGGATTGGGATTTGATGGAGCGCTTTTTGGAGCAGTGCGTCTTCAAGTATCTGCGCGCCGAGCCTGAGGATCACTACTTCCTGCTGACTGAGCCGCCGCTAAATACACCCGAAAATCGGGAGTACACGGCGGAGATAATGTTTGAGACGTTCAACGTTCCTGGTCTGTACATCGCCGTCCAGGCGGTGCTTGCCTTGGCTGCCAGTTGGGCCTCTCGGTCTGCCGAGGAGCGCACTCTCACAGGCATCGTGGTGGACAGCGGCGATGGAGTGACGCACGTCATACCCGTG GCCGAGGGCTACGTTATCGGCTCCTGTATCAAGCACATTCCCATTGCAGGCCGTAACATCACCTCGTTCATCCAGAGCCTGCTGCGCGAACGAGAGGTGGGCATTCCGCCGGAACAGAGCCTCGAGACTGCCAAAGCGATCAAGGAGAAGCATTGCTACATCTGTCCCGATATCGCCAAAGAATTTGCCAAGTACGACACGGAGCCGGGCAAGTGGATACGCAACTTTACAGGTGTGAACACGGTTACCAAGGCGCCGTTCAATGTGGACGTGGGCTACGAGCGATTCCTGGGACCCGAGATCTTCTTCCATCCCGAGTTCTCAAACCCCGACTTCACCATTCCACTGTCGGAAATAGTGGACAATGTCATTCAAAACTGCCCAATCGATGTGCGGCGCCCTCTATACAATAACATTGTGTTGAGCGGTGGATCCACGATGTTCAAGGACTTCGGCAGGAGGTTGCAGCGAGATATCAAGCGATCGGTGGACACACGTCTGCGGATCAGCGAGAATTTGTCCGAGGGACGTATTAAG CCAAAACCCATTGATGTTCAGGTGATTACGCATCACATGCAGAGGTACGCCGTATGGTTTGGAGGCAGCATGCTGGCCTCAACG CCCGAGTTCTATCAGGTGTGTCACACGAAGGCTGCCTACGAGGAGTATGGCCCCAGCATTTGCCGTCACAATCCTGTCTTTGGCACCATGACATAA
- the LOC6533401 gene encoding importin-7 — MEAQKLTELLRATIDPNPEQRKAAEDQLAQIHKIIGFVPTILQIVMQTTVEQPVRQAGAVYLKNLINSSWSDHEAKPGEPIPFSIHEQDRAMIRGAIVDAIVHAPELIRIQLSVCVNHIIKSDFPGRWPQVVDNISIYLQNQDVNGWNGALVTMYQLVKTYEYKRHEERTPLNEAMNLLLPMIYQLMVRLLAEQSEQSVLLQKQILKIYYALTQYTLPLDLITKEIFSQWMEICRQVADRTVPDSSHLDDDERTEFPYWKTKKWALHIMVRMFERYGSPSNVVSEKYQKFAEWYLPTFSQGVLEVLLKILDQYRNRVYVSPRVLTDVLNYLKNAVSHAYTWKLIKPHMVAVIQDVIFPIMSFTDSDQELWESDPYEYIRLKFDIFEDYATPVPAAQSLLHSMCKKRKGILPKAMATIMQIITSPNADNKQKDGALHMIGTLADVLLKKALYRDQVESMLTTYVFPEFQNPAGHMRARACWVLHYFCDVQIKNPQVLAEIMRLTTNALLTDKELPVKVEAAIGLQMFLSSQDEAPQYVEAQIKEITKELLTIIRETENEDLTNVMQKIVCTFTEQLLPVATEICQHLATTFSQVLESEEGSDEKAITAMSLLNTIETLLSVMEEHPDVLLNLHPIVINVVGHIFQHNITDFYEETFSLVYDLTAKAISPEMWQMLELIYQVFKKDGIDYFIDIMPALHNYVTVDTPAFLSNPNRLLAILDMCKTMLTGSPGEDPECHAAKLMEVIILQCKGQIDSVIHMFVELALSRLTREVQSSELRTMCLQVVIAALYYNPQLLLSILDKMSQQNNESISAHFIKQWLHDTDCFLGIHDRKLCVLGLCTLISLGEAKPQVLSEVAGKIVPALILLFDGLKRAYESRAQEEEEEEEEEDGDDCEEALSSDEDDMDEMAPDYLDKLAEFAKTKGNESGFEVKAEIKDDDADSDGDAEESVGDLNETGLESFTTPIDDEENESAIDEYWTFKEVITALSAQDQAWYALLTSNLTPEQAKALQEVVVTADQRKAAKESKLIEKQGGFAFPQTAVPTSFKFGS, encoded by the exons ATGGAGGCACAAAAACTCACGGAACTGTTGCGCGCAACTATTGATCCGAATCCGGAGCAGCGCAAGGCGGCCGAGGATCAACTGGCCCAG ATACACAAAATCATCGGATTTGTGCCCACCATACTGCAGATCGTCATGCAGACGACAGTGGAGCAGCCGGTGCGTCAGGCTGGAGCTGTCTACCTCAAGAATCTGATCAACAGCAGCTGGTCGGACCACGAGGCAAAGCCCGGGGAGCCGATACCCTTCTCCATACACGAACAGGATAGGGCCATGATCCGTGGCGCTATAGTAGATGCTATTGTGCACGCTCCCGAGCTGATCAG GATCCAGTTGTCTGTTTGCGTAAACCACATCATTAAGAGCGATTTCCCTGGCCGCTGGCCACAGGTGGTGGACAACATCAGCATCTATCTGCAAAACCAAGATGTCAACGGCTGGAACGGAGCTCTGGTTACCATGTACCAGCTGGTCAAGACCTACGAGTACAAGCGGCACGAGGAGAGGACGCCTCTAAATGAGGCAATGAACCTACTGCTGCCCATGATCTACCAGCTGATGGTGCGACTGCTGGCAGAGCAGTCCGAACAATcggtgctgctgcaaaagcaaATTCTCAAGATCTACTATGCTCTCACGCAATACACGCTCCCACTGGACCTCATTACTAAGGAGATCTTCTCGCAGTGGATGGAGATCTGTCGTCAGGTGGCTGATCGCACAGTGCCCGATAGCTCGCACCTGGACGATGACGAGCGAACGGAGTTCCCCTACTGGAAGACCAAGAAGTGGGCCCTGCACATTATGGTTCGCATGTTCGAGCG TTATGGCAGTCCCAGCAATGTGGTTAGTGAAAAGTACCAAAAATTCGCAGAGTGGTATCTGCCCACGTTCAGCCAGGGCGTCCTAGAGGTGCTCCTCAAGATTCTCGACCAGTACCGAAACAGAGTCTACGTCTCTCCTCGCGTCCTCACCGATGTGCTGAACTATCTGAAGAATGC TGTAAGCCACGCATACACCTGGAAGCTTATCAAGCCTCACATGGTGGCTGTCATCCAGGATGTTATCTTCCCCATCATGTCGTTTACTGACTCCGATCAGGAGCTCTGGGAAAGCGATCCCTACGAGTACATTCGCCTTAAGTTTG ATATCTTTGAAGATTATGCCACACCTGTGCCGGCTGCCCAATCCCTGCTGCATTCTATGTGCAAGAAGCGCAAGGGCATTTTGCCCAAGGCCATGGCCACAATTATGCAGATAATTACATCTCCGAATGCGGACAACAAACAGAAGGATGGTGCATTGCACATGATTGGAACGCTGGCAGATGTACTGCTGAAAAAGGCTTTGTACCGCGATCAAGTGGAGTCCATGCTGACCACCTACGTGTTCCCAGAATTCCAAAATCCCGCAGGACACATGAGGGCGCGTGCTTGCTGGGTACTGCACTATTTCTGTGACGTCCAGATCAAGAATCCCCAAGTGCTAGCCGAGATTATGCGTCTGACCACAAACGCCTTGCTAACCGACAAGGAGCTGCCCGTCAAAGTGGAGGCAGCCATCGGTCTGCAGATGTTCCTATCGTCCCAGGACGAGGCGCCGCAATACGTGGAGGCGCAGATCAAGGAGATCACCAAGGAGCTGCTTACTATTATTCGAGAGACGGAGAACGAAGATCTAACAAATGTTATGCAAAAAATCGTTTGCACCTTCACCGAGCAATTGCTGCCGGTGGCCACCGAGATCTGCCAGCACCTGGCAACCACTTTCAGCCAGGTCCTGGAATCTGAGGAGGGATCCGACGAGAAGGCCATCACGGCCATGAGCCTGCTTAACACCATCGAAACTCTGCTCAGTGTGATGGAAGAGCACCCCGATGTCCTGCTCAACCTGCACCCGATCGTTATTAATGTGGTCGGACACATTTTCCAGCACAACATCACTG ACTTCTATGAGGAAACCTTCTCGCTGGTCTACGACCTGACAGCCAAGGCCATTTCCCCCGAAATGTGGCAGATGCTCGAGCTCATCTACCAGGTGTTTAAGAAGGACGGTATCGACTACTTCATCGACATTATGCCTGCTCTGCATAACTATGTGACAGTCGACACGCCCGCTTTCCTCTCCAATCCCAACAGGCTGTTGGCCATTCTTGACATGTGCAAAACG ATGCTTACTGGTAGCCCTGGCGAGGATCCAGAGTGCCATGCCGCCAAACTGATGGAAGTGATCATCTTGCAGTGCAAGGGTCAAATCGACTCAGTGATACACATGTTCGTGGAACTGGCTCTTTCCCGGCTTACTCGCGAGGTTCAGTCCTCAGAGCTGCGCACTATGTGCCTGCAAGTGGTGATCGCGGCACTCTACTATAATCCCCAGTTGCTGCTTTCCATTTTGGACAAAATGTCCCAGCAAAATAACGAGTCTATTAGCGCGCACTTCATTAAACAGTGGCTTCACGACACGGACTGTTTCCTAGG CATCCACGATCGCAAACTTTGCGTCTTGGGTCTGTGCACCCTCATCTCGCTGGGCGAAGCAAAGCCCCAGGTTCTAAGTGAAGTGGCTGGAAAGATTGTGCCCGCACTTATTTTGCTTTTCGATGGACTAAAACGCGCCTACGAGTCTCGTGCTcaggaggaagaggaagaagaggaggaggaggacggTGACGACTGCGAAGAGGCGTTGTCCAGTGACGAGGATGACATGGACGAAATGGCGCCCGATTATCTGGATAAATTGGCTGAATTTGCCAAAACGAAGGGCAATGAGTCAGGTTTCGAAGTGAAAGCCGAAATTAAGGACGATGATGCTGACTCGGACGGTGATGCGGAGGAGTCTGTTGGTGATCTGAATGAGACTGGACTGGAGTCATTTACCACGCCCATTGACGATGAGGAGAACGAAAGCGCCATCGATGAGTACTGGACGTTTAAGGAAGTTATTACTG CACTTTCTGCCCAAGACCAAGCCTGGTATGCGCTGTTGACCTCCAACCTCACACCTGAGCAAGCCAAGGCGCTGCAAGAGGTAGTGGTGACCGCCGACCAACGCAAAGCCGCCAAGGAATCGAAGCTGATCGAGAAGCAAGGTGGCTTCGCCTTTCCGCAGACCGCCGTGCCCACTTCTTTTAAGTTCGGCTCCTAA
- the LOC6533402 gene encoding lariat debranching enzyme, whose translation MKVAVEGCAHGELERIYDTIAGIEKDGGTKIDLLLCCGDFQSTRNLEDLQTMAVPKKYLDMCTFYKYYSGELVAPVLTIFIGGNHEASNYLQELPYGGWVAPNIYYLGYAGVVNVNGVRIAGISGIFKGHDFLRGHHEFPPYTESTCRSVYHVRQLEVFRLKQLSGRVDIFLSHDWPTGIYEYGNKAQLLRKKPFFAADMESGKLGSQPLEELLKAVQPAYWFAAHLHCKFAALVPHNQSQKVGDGEFGSSSSSSEDEDDDNEKKAPPTPSKSVPVTKFLALDKCLPRRAFLQVVEIPSDPVEGTPRLEYDAEWLAILHSTNHLISVKENYYYLPGKKAGEITERFKFTPTEEELEGVTAKFQNLKVPENFERTVPAFDPAEQSDYKHMFVGQPKVQLNPQSNTFCATLGIDDPLCLVLLANGQELPAVGATEFKDRDTESSKLRPVEEDVIEPLVTPTKRKLNLSLPAPISAAADTTDKNVIDLPEEEPEDAIIATEAPQVEEPASVPASPNVKKLKRRNQDIYQAQED comes from the exons ATGAAAGTAGCTGTAGAAGGATGCGCGCATGGCGAATTAGAACGAATATACGACACCATAGCGGGCATCGAAAAGGATGGCGGCACCAAGATCGACTTGCTCTTGTGCTGTGGCGATTTTCAGTCCACCCGGAATCTGGAGGATTTGCAGACGATGGCTGTTCCAAAGAAGTACCTGGATATGTGCACCTTTTACAA GTACTACAGTGGTGAGCTGGTGGCGCCAGTTCTGACCATATTTATTGGCGGCAACCACGAGGCGTCCAATTACCTGCAGGAGCTCCCTTATGGCGGTTGGGTGGCTCCAAATATCTACTACCTTGGTTATGCCGGCGTTGTCAATGTAAATGGAGTTCGAATTGCTGGAATAAGTGGAATCTTCAAGGGTCACGACTTTTTGCGCGGCCATCATGAATTCCCTCCCTATACGGAGTCCACTTGCCGCAGTGTCTACCATGTGCGGCAGTTAGAAGTCTTCCGGCTGAAGCAATTATCCGGGCGAGTGGATATTTTCCTGTCGCACGACTGGCCCACCGGGATCTATGAGTACGGAAACAAAGCGCAACTGCTCCGCAAGAAACCCTTTTTTGCGGCAGACATGGAGAGCGGGAAGCTGGGTAGCCAGCCATTGGAGGAGTTACTAAAAGCAGTTCAGCCGGCTTATTGGTTCGCTGCCCATTTGCATTGCAAGTTTGCCGCCTTGGTGCCACACAATCAGAGCCAGAAGGTGGGAGATGGGGAATTTGGCtcttccagcagcagcagtgaaGATGAGGACGATGATAATGAAAAGAAGGCTCCTCCTACACCATCCAAATCGGTTCCCGTGACGAAGTTCCTGGCTCTCGACAAATGCCTGCCCCGTCGTGCTTTCCTGCAAGTGGTAGAGATACCCAGTGATCCTGTCGAAGGCACTCCCCGTCTGGAATACGACGCAGAGTGGCTAGCCATCTTGCACAGCACAAATCACTTGATTTCTGTAAAAGAGAATTATTATTACCTGCCAGGCAAAAAGGCGGGAGAGATCACTGAGCGATTTAAGTTTACGCCCACTGAAGAGGAACTAGAAGGAGTGACTGCAAAGTTTCAGAACCTTAAAGTCCCCGAGAACTTTGAGCGCACAGTTCCAGCCTTCGATCCCGCCGAGCAGTCTGATTATAAGCACATGTTTGTGGGTCAACCAAAGGTTCAACTGAACCCTCAGAGCAATACGTTCTGTGCCACTCTGGGTATAGACGATCCACtgtgtttagttttattgGCTAATGGCCAGGAACTGCCTGCGGTGGGAGCTACCGAATTCAAGGATAGGGATACAGAAAGTTCTAAGCTGCGGCCGGTAGAAGAAGATGTTATTGAACCTTTGGTTACGCCAACTAAAAGGAAACTTAACTTATCCCTGCCAGCTCCTATATCGGCAGCAGCAGATACCACCGATAAAAACGTAATAGACCTGCCCGAGGAGGAACCAGAAGATGCAATTATAGCAACGGAAGCCCCTCAAGTTGAGGAGCCTGCATCAGTGCCCGCTAGTCCCAATGTGAAGAAACTGAAGCGACGCAACCAAGACATTTACCAAGCGCAAGAAGATTAA
- the LOC6533403 gene encoding 2-aminoethanethiol dioxygenase: MTTHFSNVLRQAFKTFDRANHASFNANLQHLRQLTDELTYRDLHLRDELFRNGGSHRAPCSYMHIFEDDRFSMSLFIVRGASTIPLHDHPMMFGLLRCIWGQLRVDSFSQQMGPDEPLTYDPHPTVVKVNAEEPTLVTPAGPCATLTPRKRNYHQIAQIGNDVAAFFDILSPPYDADIPTYGPRQCRFYRAKADGSQVQLHCIPSPDTYYCDVVDTPESVVQAAFQCADEIYAENASGTQ; this comes from the coding sequence ATGACGACGCACTTCAGCAATGTACTGCGGCAGGCATTCAAAACGTTCGACCGGGCAAATCACGCCAGTTTCAATGCGAACTTGCAACACCTGCGTCAATTGACGGATGAGCTGACCTACCGGGATCTGCACCTCCGCGACGAGCTCTTTCGCAACGGGGGAAGCCATCGGGCACCGTGCAGCTACATGCATATCTTCGAGGATGACCGCTTCTCCATGAGCCTGTTCATAGTGCGCGGAGCGAGCACTATTCCCTTGCATGACCACCCCATGATGTTCGGTCTGCTACGCTGCATCTGGGGCCAGTTAAGGGTGGACAGCTTTTCGCAACAGATGGGCCCGGATGAGCCGCTCACCTATGATCCCCATCCCACAGTAGTGAAGGTGAATGCCGAGGAACCCACCTTGGTCACGCCGGCTGGTCCGTGTGCCACATTGACGCCTAGAAAGAGAAATTACCACCAGATTGCCCAAATTGGTAATGACGTTGCCGCATTCTTTGACATTCTTAGTCCGCCATACGACGCGGATATTCCCACATATGGACCGCGACAGTGCCGCTTCTATCGCGCCAAGGCAGATGGCAGCCAGGTGCAGCTGCACTGCATCCCATCACCGGATACGTACTACTGCGATGTTGTGGACACGCCCGAGTCGGTGGTGCAGGCCGCTTTTCAGTGCGCCGACGAGATCTATGCCGAAAATGCCAGCGGGACACAGTGA